From one Pseudomonas sp. S35 genomic stretch:
- a CDS encoding alpha/beta fold hydrolase has protein sequence MQSSSNLFPVALISAERRGDLSEDVYRLKPGNSPDGTVELAVTRLGLADVQENRGIPVILLHGSFSNRRFWYSPKGIGLGAYLARQGFDVWIPEMRGHGLSKRNHDYAKNRVADYARYDLPAIGAFVREQSAQIPHWIGHSLGGTALVAALGGQHLGAPAVASVALFGCQVSRTHWPLKLPPVEWTGRLLLKRFGELSGSRFKRGPEDEPAGVLIEAMRWNGLFGRFGEGKHDWWKGLANVDVPLLAVSAAGDHQDPDWACRKLFEQVGSEHRQYLCLGRQQGFTEDFGHVEMLVSKAAQAEVWPLVAQWLKDPLTPLFGAPAEALAMV, from the coding sequence ATGCAAAGCAGCAGCAACCTGTTTCCCGTCGCCCTGATCAGCGCTGAACGTCGTGGCGACCTGAGTGAAGACGTGTATCGCCTCAAGCCCGGTAACAGCCCCGACGGCACCGTCGAGCTGGCAGTTACCCGCTTGGGCCTGGCCGATGTCCAGGAAAACCGGGGCATCCCGGTTATTTTGTTGCACGGCAGTTTTTCCAACCGGCGTTTTTGGTATTCGCCCAAAGGCATCGGCCTGGGTGCCTACCTGGCACGCCAGGGGTTTGATGTGTGGATCCCGGAAATGCGCGGCCATGGTTTGTCCAAGCGCAATCATGACTACGCCAAAAATCGGGTCGCCGACTACGCACGCTATGATTTGCCGGCCATCGGTGCGTTTGTGCGCGAGCAAAGCGCGCAAATCCCCCACTGGATCGGCCACTCCTTAGGCGGCACAGCCTTGGTGGCGGCTCTGGGTGGCCAGCACCTTGGTGCGCCTGCAGTGGCTTCAGTGGCCTTGTTTGGTTGCCAGGTCAGCCGTACGCACTGGCCGTTGAAACTGCCTCCGGTGGAGTGGACTGGTCGATTGCTGCTCAAACGCTTCGGGGAATTGTCCGGCTCACGCTTCAAGCGTGGCCCAGAGGATGAGCCCGCAGGTGTATTGATCGAAGCCATGCGTTGGAATGGCCTGTTTGGCCGCTTTGGCGAGGGTAAGCACGACTGGTGGAAAGGCCTGGCAAACGTCGATGTGCCGCTATTGGCCGTCAGCGCTGCCGGTGATCACCAGGACCCCGACTGGGCGTGTCGCAAGTTGTTCGAGCAAGTCGGTTCTGAGCATCGCCAGTACCTGTGCCTGGGTCGCCAGCAGGGTTTTACCGAGGATTTCGGGCATGTTGAAATGCTCGTGAGCAAAGCCGCCCAGGCCGAAGTGTGGCCATTGGTGGCGCAGTGGTTGAAAGACCCGTTAACACCATTGTTCGGCGCGCCGGCCGAGGCGTTGGCGATGGTTTGA